A window of Bacillus toyonensis BCT-7112 genomic DNA:
CTACTGACGGACGCGCCGCTACTATGATTAAATCATTTCGTTGGAAACCTGCGGTCATCTTATCTAATTCAGTAAATCCAGTTGGTATTCCTGTAACTTCACCTTTTTGATTATGCAAAAGTTCGATTTTATCGTAAGCATCCACAAGAACGTCTTTAATATTCTGGAATGCTTTAGCGTTCGTTTGATGAGATACTTCTAATATTTTTTTCTCAGCCTCATTTAAAAGGCCGTCCACATCATCTTCTCTCTCATATCCATCAGACACGATATGAGTCGCCGTTCGAATTAAACGACGTAAAAGCGCCTTTTCAGCGATGATTCGTGCATAATACTCTACGTTAGCAGCAGTTGGAACAATCTCTGCTAACTCTGCTAAGTAAGAAACCCCACCAACTTCTTCTAGTAATCCTTGATCAGCCATCGCTGACGTCATCATTACTAAGTCAATTGGCTCTCCCTTATCAGACAAGCCAAGCATCACTTCAAAGATCTTTTGATGTTTCGTTCGATAAAATGAGTCAGGTACCAATAGTTCTGATGCTGACGTTAACGCATCTTGATCAATCAATATGGCACCTAAGACTGCCTGCTCAGCTTCTATATTATGCGGAGGGGTACGATCAGCCATTACATCACTCATACGCAATCCTCCTTGTTTAATTTATTTTTATTGTTCACTAACATGAACTTTTACTTTTGCTGTTACTTGCGGATGCAATTTTACAGTCACATTTGTATAACCTAATGCACGAATTGCATCATCCATTTCAAATTTACGTTTATCAAGTTTGATTTTATGTGATTTTTGCATTGCGTCTACGATTTGTTTGCTTGTGATAGAACCAAATAAACGGCCACCTTCCCCAGATTTCGCCTTCAGTTCCACAGTTAATTTCTCTAAAGTTTCTTTCAGCTCTT
This region includes:
- the rplI gene encoding 50S ribosomal protein L9 — its product is MKVIFLKDVKGKGKKGEIKNVPDGYANNFLLKQGLAAEATNSSMKTLEAQKRKEEKDAAAELENAKELKETLEKLTVELKAKSGEGGRLFGSITSKQIVDAMQKSHKIKLDKRKFEMDDAIRALGYTNVTVKLHPQVTAKVKVHVSEQ